The proteins below are encoded in one region of Acidobacteriota bacterium:
- a CDS encoding c-type cytochrome — protein sequence MARWITVLALAALVVLLAAGCRSRTSAAGFELPEGNPEAGRVAFTELGCTGCHEVRGARDLPAPSQVPPIVLGGAVVTPPTNGELTTGILNPSAHYMVGYPKDTIMKDGKSRMPDLTERITARQLADMVAFLQKHYEQIPAARPVM from the coding sequence ATGGCACGCTGGATTACCGTGCTCGCGCTGGCAGCACTCGTCGTGCTGCTCGCGGCCGGCTGCAGGAGCCGTACGTCCGCAGCCGGGTTCGAGCTCCCCGAGGGCAACCCGGAAGCGGGCCGCGTCGCGTTCACCGAACTCGGCTGCACCGGCTGCCACGAGGTGCGAGGCGCTCGCGACCTCCCCGCCCCGTCGCAGGTCCCCCCCATCGTTCTCGGCGGTGCGGTCGTCACCCCACCCACCAATGGCGAACTGACGACGGGCATCCTGAACCCGTCGGCACACTACATGGTGGGCTACCCGAAGGACACGATCATGAAGGACGGCAAGTCGCGGATGCCCGACTTGACCGAACGCATCACCGCGCGGCAACTGGCCGACATGGTGGCATTCCTCCAGAAGCACTACGAGCAGATTCCGGCGGCACGCCCGGTGATGTGA
- a CDS encoding amidohydrolase family protein, which produces MSASRTSPVWAAGLTLAIGLGGGPPAAAQSTTVAFTNARVIPVSGAEIERGTLVVRDGKVVAVGAAGQVQVPSGARVVDLTGKVVMPGLVDTHSHIGGGSGGDASAAMHPDVRIFDSFDARSSGLRRAVAGGITTVNVMPGSGHLMSGQTVYLKLRRGSTIDELTIPRADGQPLGGMKMANGTNSIRPPGGAFPATRSRSAAIVRTQFVKAQEYRERVQKAGGDPAKLPARDLGLEGLVEVLEGTRTVHFHTHRHDDILTALRLGREFGFTPVLQHVSEAWKVADEIAKSGAPASIIVIDSPGGKLEAMDVSIENGAALERAGALVGFHTDDLITDSRFFLRSAGLAVRYGMSREKALYGMTLAGARMLGLDSRIGSLDAGKDADFIVLSGDPLSVYTMIEQTWIEGAKVFDLADPADRVYAYGGVGASRGEYLHLHDEEDWR; this is translated from the coding sequence ATGTCAGCGTCGAGAACGTCACCCGTGTGGGCCGCAGGGCTCACGCTCGCCATCGGGTTGGGAGGAGGCCCCCCGGCCGCCGCCCAATCGACGACCGTCGCATTCACGAACGCCCGGGTCATTCCCGTGTCCGGCGCGGAGATCGAACGTGGCACGCTCGTCGTCCGCGACGGCAAGGTCGTCGCCGTCGGAGCGGCCGGCCAGGTGCAGGTGCCCTCGGGTGCCCGGGTGGTCGACCTGACGGGCAAGGTCGTCATGCCCGGGCTCGTCGACACGCACAGCCATATCGGCGGTGGCTCCGGCGGCGATGCGTCGGCGGCCATGCATCCCGATGTCCGGATCTTCGACTCGTTCGATGCGCGCAGCTCGGGTCTGCGCCGCGCGGTCGCCGGCGGCATCACGACGGTCAACGTCATGCCCGGTTCAGGTCATCTGATGAGCGGGCAGACCGTCTACCTGAAGCTGCGCCGTGGCTCCACGATCGACGAGTTGACGATCCCGCGCGCCGACGGCCAGCCGCTCGGCGGCATGAAGATGGCCAACGGCACCAACTCGATCCGGCCGCCCGGGGGCGCGTTTCCCGCCACCCGTTCCCGGTCGGCCGCCATCGTCCGCACGCAGTTCGTCAAGGCGCAGGAGTATCGCGAGCGGGTACAGAAGGCCGGCGGCGACCCGGCAAAGCTGCCGGCGCGCGACCTCGGCCTCGAAGGCCTGGTCGAAGTACTCGAAGGCACCCGCACCGTGCACTTCCACACGCACCGTCACGACGACATCCTGACCGCGCTGCGTCTCGGGAGGGAGTTCGGCTTCACGCCCGTGCTCCAGCACGTCTCAGAGGCGTGGAAGGTCGCCGACGAGATCGCGAAGTCTGGAGCACCCGCCTCGATCATCGTCATCGACAGCCCGGGCGGCAAGCTCGAGGCGATGGACGTGTCCATCGAGAACGGCGCGGCGCTCGAGCGCGCCGGCGCGCTCGTCGGCTTCCACACCGACGACCTCATCACCGACTCGCGCTTCTTCCTGCGGTCGGCCGGCCTTGCCGTGCGCTACGGGATGTCGCGCGAGAAGGCCCTGTACGGGATGACGCTGGCGGGTGCGCGGATGCTCGGCCTCGACAGCCGGATCGGGTCGCTCGACGCCGGCAAGGACGCCGACTTCATCGTGCTGTCTGGCGACCCGCTCAGTGTCTACACCATGATCGAGCAGACCTGGATCGAGGGCGCGAAGGTGTTCGACCTCGCCGACCCGGCCGACCGCGTGTACGCGTACGGCGGCGTCGGCGCGAGCCGCGGTGAGTACCTGCACCTTCACGACGAGGAGGACTGGCGATGA
- a CDS encoding amidohydrolase family protein — protein MTGRTTLHIAAAAIAISGVAAPAAAQLAVRGETVHTMAGDPIQDGVVLIRDGKIERVGPAASVQIPNGYRELRAKVVTPGLLDARTVVGLAGYLNQPHDQDQIEASAPVQPELRAVDAYNARERLVEWLREHGITTMHTGHGPGALISGQTMVVKTRADNADEAVLVPAAMVAATLGSTGLAQGGRAPGSRSKAVAMLRAELVKAKEYSDKQAGPEDRRPARDLRLETLAKVIRKELPLLVTAHRTHDLLAALRVAREFDIRVVLDGASEAYLITDQIKAAGVPVIVHPTMGRPAGDTENLTMENAALLTRAGIPIALQSGYEGYVPKTRVVLFEAAAAAGRGLAFDRALAAITIDAARLLGVDQRVGSLVAGKDGDVALFDGDPFEYTTRVTGVVIDGQVVSDVAR, from the coding sequence ATGACCGGTCGCACCACTTTGCACATCGCCGCCGCCGCGATCGCCATCTCAGGGGTCGCCGCGCCCGCCGCAGCGCAGCTCGCCGTGCGGGGCGAGACCGTCCACACCATGGCCGGCGACCCGATCCAGGACGGCGTCGTGCTGATTCGCGACGGGAAGATCGAGCGGGTCGGCCCGGCTGCGAGCGTCCAGATACCGAACGGCTATCGCGAGCTGCGGGCGAAAGTCGTCACGCCCGGCCTCCTCGACGCGCGCACGGTCGTGGGACTCGCCGGGTATCTCAACCAGCCGCACGACCAGGATCAGATCGAGGCCTCCGCGCCCGTGCAGCCCGAACTCCGGGCGGTCGACGCCTACAACGCGCGCGAACGGCTCGTCGAGTGGCTGCGCGAGCACGGCATCACCACGATGCACACCGGTCACGGGCCGGGCGCCCTCATCTCGGGACAGACGATGGTGGTGAAGACGCGAGCCGACAACGCCGACGAGGCCGTCCTCGTGCCGGCCGCGATGGTGGCGGCGACGCTCGGATCGACCGGACTGGCGCAGGGCGGCCGTGCGCCAGGCTCGCGTTCGAAGGCGGTGGCGATGCTGCGCGCCGAGCTCGTCAAGGCGAAGGAGTACAGCGACAAGCAGGCGGGGCCCGAAGACCGTCGGCCGGCGCGCGACCTCCGCCTCGAGACGCTCGCTAAGGTCATCCGCAAGGAGTTGCCGCTGCTCGTCACCGCGCACCGGACGCACGATCTGCTGGCGGCACTCCGCGTGGCGCGCGAGTTCGACATCCGCGTGGTGCTCGACGGCGCGTCCGAGGCCTACCTCATCACCGACCAGATCAAGGCGGCCGGCGTCCCGGTCATCGTGCATCCGACCATGGGCCGGCCCGCGGGCGACACCGAGAACCTGACCATGGAGAACGCGGCGCTGCTCACGAGAGCTGGCATCCCAATCGCCCTCCAGAGCGGATACGAAGGCTACGTCCCGAAGACTCGTGTCGTGCTGTTCGAAGCCGCCGCCGCGGCGGGGCGGGGCCTGGCGTTCGACCGGGCTCTCGCCGCCATCACGATCGATGCGGCAAGGCTGCTCGGCGTCGACCAGCGGGTCGGCTCGCTCGTGGCCGGCAAGGACGGCGACGTGGCGCTGTTTGACGGCGACCCGTTCGAGTACACGACCCGGGTGACCGGAGTCGTGATCGACGGTCAGGTCGTGAGCGACGTCGCCAGATAG